TAAAGGGCTGGCTATCCAATAAATAGTTTACAAAATCCTCTTTGGTCTGTTTTTTAAATGCCCAATTGCCCATTCTCTCATTACCAAGGGTACTGCTCTTGTCAGAACTCAAATTTTTACCACATAGGGAGCCTGCTCCGTGGGCAGGGTAAACCAAGGCGTCATCCGGCAGCTCATTAAACTTGTTCTGAATGGTATGATACATCATTTCTGCCAATTCCTGGCGTTTTGCCTTCATGTTTCCGGCCTTTTCCCTGAGGTCCGGTCTTCCTACGTCTCCAATAAACAAAGTATCCCCGGTAAATAAGGCGGTTTGCTTCCCGCTTCTGGCCACTATGGTAATACTGTCCGGGGAATGCCCGGGAGTATTAATAGCCGACAAGGTCACCTTTCCTATCGAAATGGTATCTCCTTCATCAAAGGCTACGTGCGGATAATCCGCACCCAATTTTTCACTATTGTATATGGTAGCCCCTGTTTCTTCATGAATTTGAAGGTGGGAACTTATAAAGTCTGCATGTGGGTGGGTTTCAATAACCGCTACAATCTTTGCCTCATGTTCATAGGCGAGTTCGTAATATTGCATGGGGTCCCTTTCTGGGTCTATAATGGCCATTTCACCATCGCTAATTATGGCATAGGAATAATGGGCCAAAGGGGAGTACTCAAATTGTTTTATAATCATAAAATTAGTTTTTTAAAAAAGGCGCCTTTGGAAAAGACGCCTTTAGAAAATACATTTTTAATTTAAACTTTTTTTGGCAAGATACCAAGTTACCTTTTCCACCGAATCGTCTGCCAATCTTGCATTAAGTTCATCCAAGGATTTTGGTGGTGGAACAATTGCCTTATCCCCTTTTTTCCAGTCTAAGGGCATGGCGACACCGTGTTTGTCCGAAGTTTGTAATGCTTCCAATGCCCTTAAGATCTCATCCATGTTTCTACCTACATTCAAAGGGTAATACATGATGAGCCTGATTTTCTTTTTCGGGTCTATGAAAAAAACGGCCCTGACGGCAGCGGTCTCACTTTCGTTGGGCTGAAGCATGCCATATAGTTTGGAAACCTTCATATC
This window of the Maribacter cobaltidurans genome carries:
- a CDS encoding MBL fold metallo-hydrolase — encoded protein: MIIKQFEYSPLAHYSYAIISDGEMAIIDPERDPMQYYELAYEHEAKIVAVIETHPHADFISSHLQIHEETGATIYNSEKLGADYPHVAFDEGDTISIGKVTLSAINTPGHSPDSITIVARSGKQTALFTGDTLFIGDVGRPDLREKAGNMKAKRQELAEMMYHTIQNKFNELPDDALVYPAHGAGSLCGKNLSSDKSSTLGNERMGNWAFKKQTKEDFVNYLLDSQPFIPSYFGFNVDINKAGAKNVRKANADFIFRLNTIEKGLIIDIRNAADFKKGHVPGSINIQANSQKDKFETLLGSIVEPKESFHIVIDNPYEMDSILDRVSKIGYEGQLKSVLTLEPHQLEEGSILDLPDFKKNPSNYTIVDIRNQSEINDGKFFEQALAHPLNDLRNTYQEIPQDKPIVVHCAGGYRSAAGSSLLSKLMKNVTVLDLGENITEFK
- a CDS encoding peroxiredoxin, giving the protein MENVAELKEKPTMMPRIGDIAPDFVANTTKGKIKFSDFAKDKWVVMFSHPADFTPVCTTEMSGFATRKSEFDALNTELLGLSIDSIHAHLGWVQNVRENTGVYFDFPIIADLDMKVSKLYGMLQPNESETAAVRAVFFIDPKKKIRLIMYYPLNVGRNMDEILRALEALQTSDKHGVAMPLDWKKGDKAIVPPPKSLDELNARLADDSVEKVTWYLAKKSLN